aaaaaaattaaaaaataataaaaagaaagatgaaaccaTGATACATCATAAAAACAGCAGtcattactatttttgttttttaaccagacACCAGCCAGTGGCAGAAACAAATACCAATACCTATTCTCCATTTCTCCTACAGTAATGGAAGTCTCAGCGAGACACACGGTCCTCCAGCTAAACTTTATATGTGACTATGCAACTTCCGCCCAGGTTCAGGGGACTGGATATGTGTGAAGGTGGTATAAACatcttccttaaaaagaaaaggggagcacgtgggtggcttagttatgtgtctgccttcaactcaggtcatgatcccagagtcccaggatcaaaccccacgtggggctccctgctcagtggggagtctacttctccctctgccattcaccctgcttgtgctctctcttgctctcatattaataaataaaatcttttttttaaaagggggaaggATTGGGGGACTTGTATTTCCCTTTCCCTGAGCCCTGACTAGCACATGCATGCAGTGATGGTCAGCCATCCCTGGGCACGCAAAGAGGATCCAAAGGGAACAGTTCTCAAACTTTCTGGTCTCATGATccctttacattcttaaaaaatgagGACCCCCAAGGAGCTTTGTTTATGTGGATTATATCTATCAATATGtaccatattaaaaattaaaagacattttaaaatatgtattaactcatttaaaaataataaactcggGCAACCCTCTCAGTCCCCTCCCTCTTCTGGAGCTTTGTACTATCGCTCAATAAAGTTCACTACCgctcaataaaaagtaaaataaaaacaataactcaTCAAGTTAATATAAgtaacaattttataaaaataaatgtatattctaaAGCACAAAAAACTTAGTGAGAAAAGTGACATTGTTGTACACTCTCCAGATCTCTTTAATGTCTGCCTTAACAGAAGGCAGTTATATTCTCATATCTACTTCTGTATTCAATCTATTGCAATATGTTGCTTTGgttgaagtatatgaagaaaatgctCACACAGACGTGCTATTACAAAAGAAAGAGGTATTTTAGTAGCCTTTTCAGATAACTGTGGATAGTCTTCTCTGATACCACAAGTAGCAGTTTAACACTGGATGCAATATGGACTCTGATGTCATATGAGTTTTTCCTACTGCTACACTAAAATCCATTGGTCTGACTTGCAATGTGAATGGCTCTTTTACTCAGACATAATCTGTAACATTCCACACAACATTTGGAAAATAGGGGTCACTGAGTTATGCATTCCTCCCAAATGCTGACACAAGAGCTGAAGTTTACAATCATTAAAATCACCACCAATCTCATCAAAAAAGTTCTTAAATATTAGGCAGCTGTCAGGTTCATGTGACAGACACAGATTTTCCAAACCTCTCATTTTCACTTGAAGGCTCAAATGTGACCACTGGAAACAAGTACTGTCAGCTGTTTCCTTAAAGGAAAGATCTCTTATATAGGCTCACTTCATTCACTTTGAGGAGACCATCTGCCAAATACTCAAATTTGAATAAGCATAGTTAATCTGTGAGTtgttttattaaggaaaaatgaTGTTTCATGAAAAATGTGGATAGCTCAGTTTGCAACTCAAAAATTACACAAGTGCTTGTCCTCAGTAGAGCCAACATAAGTCAGTGTGGATAACGGCCTGGTGTGCACTCCCCATTTCATCACACACAATATTAAAAAGACGTGTACTCAAGAGTTAATATTTAGTAGAAATCAGTAATTTTTACCactttataaaagatatttttaagttaaattgtttttttttttttactctgagtATATGGTGGTGAAATATATGACGACTAGTAGTTTGCTTGCCGCTGTCTGGATTCAGGCTGATGCATCAGCAgttttatcaaagagaaaaaaggcaaatactgtccCAGTATTATTATGTCTAGTATTATTATTTGATCTTATAGATCTCCTAAGGAAGTCTCAGGGATTCTTAGGGATCTCTAGACCacagtttgagaactgctgcctTTGGGGAATGGCCGAACTACAGGACAGAAAAAGACTGAGCCCCGGGATGATCTCATGAAGCAGAATCACTGGACCGGCCTTAGGTCACCTACCTCCAGACCATTATATGTGATGAAAATAAAAGCTCAGCAGCTGACCCTGTATTCTAACTGACACAGAAGCTTCTGCATTCCCAAATTCAAACAATAGTTCTGGATCAGCAAAGACTGGATAAATACAACTACAGGACTTTAGGACATGATGAGTAATAGTTTCCATATCATAAGCTATAAAGCAGAGTTCTAAAATGTGCCACTTTAACAAAACACTTAAACCCTGttctgatatatatatgatatagccAACGCCCTTCAAACAGAATGTTTTAGCAAAGGGGGCTAATGGCAAATGCCAGTGAATCATGTGTGGCCAGGTTAAAGTAGGAGAACATATTGAGTATCCTTGCTGTGCTGGTGCTGAAGGCTCCTGTAAAATGAAGCTAACAGGGGTTTGAAATGTTCACTGTCCTAGAGTTTTCACAGGTGTCAAATAGTTATCTTTTGCTGGGAAAGTGTAGGTTAATGCAGAGGACCAAAAAACTGTTCACGGGTGTAATGTTTTTGAAACCTCACTAAAAGATAATTTTGGAGCCATAGGCTTATCGGAGACTGAAAGAGCTATGATGTTAGGTAAATTTAGGGCTCTGCCTAAGAAAAGAAAGTCCACAGCTcaccttatttttattatcttcctGGGGACAACTTTATTTCATTCAGCCTCCAAAATACAGTGCTACTCTGAATACAAAATGTGATTGTTTCATGAGAAATTCTGGTCTACCATGCATCAATTATATTGGAATTTCAACCATATCATCCTATCAaagatgctattttttaaaattttatttatgtatttgacagagagagagagagagagagcaagagagagcgcaagtacaagcagggggagcggcagaaggagaaggagaagtaggatccccactaagcaggaagcctaatgcaggactcgatcccaggaccctgggatcatgactcaagctgaaggcagatgtttaatggactgagccacccaggtgccccaaagacgCTATTTTTAACACTATCTcagaattcttcttcttctttttttttttttaaaaagattttatttatttgtcagagagagagagggagcgagagcgagcacaggcagacagagtggcaggcagagacagagggagaagcaggctccctgccgagcaaggagcccgatgtgggactcgaacccaggacgctgggctcatgacctgagctgaaggcagctgcttaaccaactgagccacccaggcgtccctcagaattcttctaaaaataaaatattgaggggcacatgggtggctcaatgggttaagcctctgccttcggcttcggtcatgatctcagggtcctgggatcgagccccatatcaggccctgtgctcggcagggagcctgtttccccctctctctgcctgcctctctgactgcttgtgatctctgccaaatgaataaataaaatcttttttaaaaaaataaataaataaaatattgaggagggcctggatggctcaatcagttaagtatccaactcagtttcagctcaggtcatgatgggggTCAGCGAGaccatgagatggagccccgcctcaggctccacACCGGGCATAGAGCCTGAttaggattctctctcactcaaaaaaaaaagaaaaaaaaaaaaaaaaaagaaaaaattagaagagattGATAAAAATTGTGTCACAATATCTTATCTAAGTAAGCATAATCTTATTCTGTAacaacaaagaattttatttccagatACAGACTATTTCTAAATACCTTAACGAGTTCTTGAAAGGATGAGGGACATACCCCTTCCAGAATATCTGGATGAAGTGAGGCTTCATGAGACAGAATGGTTACCAGTTGACAGTGACTAGAGTTCACTGATAACTCAGAAATCAGATATTAATAATGATGACACTATTATCAGTAAGTAAAATTATGTCCtcgaaagaaaaataatgttctcGAGGGAATTTGGGAGACAAACGGTCTAGCGCTGCCCAGAGAATTATTACTCAGACATGTTAAAGGTCCTAGCACAATGTTCAATAAACTCTTGTTAAATAACTGaaagtttcattttaatgttATGGGGACAGGATAaataaccaaagagaaaaaaagatatccagaacttctgcaagaaagaaaattccaaggCCAATTTAGGGGCAGTGTTCATTCAACACTGTAATTTGTACCCTATATATCTATAGCTACGTCTCTCAAGTCACTTTAACCAGTATTCATAACTGAAATTCATCAGTCTTCAAAAGAAGGTTCATCTCTATTCAGTATATTCAGTTGAAGAATACAGAGGGAccctacaacttttttttttttttttaaagaattcaggaggaggggtgcctgggtggctcagtgggtcaagcatctgccttcagctcaggtagtgatcccaggatcctgggatcgagccccgcatcaggctctctgctcggaggggagcctcttcccccaccccacccccccgcctctctgcctacctgtgatctctctctgtcaaataaataaaatcttaaaaaaaaaaagaatacaggaggAAACAGATACCAAGAAGCaaaagaaaggttaaaattttttggtaaaataaaatggGCTATTCCCCAGAACATCTTTGTTTCCAGTGTTCCAAAGAGCTGGAGTTTTCCTAAAATGTTATTTAACCCTTGTTAGCAATTTTTCACGTGTTTAAATCTAGACTCCTCAAGAAACTTTCCAAGACTCTCGAAGGCAAATACCGtgatgctttttcttctttccactcgCGGCAGGCGTAACACCCAAGTGTTTTGCACAGAAAAGATGTTAGACAATACTGgtatattaaaataaagcaattatttCTCCTTCTGGTACCTTCGACTCTTTGAATGATAAATTAAACATGTCTTAAATGACATTACGATTATGAAATTCAGAGCTTTAGAATCAGGAGCTAAAATCTAGTTCCAGTTCTGACTTGATTTGTCTGTATGACCCTAGGAAGTTACCTGCTCTCTTtgggtttcccttttctttccagcCAAGGAAGGGGATTATTTCTGGTGTTTACTAGCTCTAAACAGCATCTTTATAATAGCATCTAACAGTCAGAAGCCCATCCAATCAAAACATAAGTCTAAcatatttaggattttaaaaatacaatgacaaAATTATAATACCTTATTTTGCATTGCATCACCTTTTTATTACGATCATATAATTCTCCCAGATCTCACAATTTTCTTTAACATTACTTCCATATGACCATATTACTTCCATAATTACCTCCATATGACCCTTCAGCAAGACTGAATGAAAAATCCTAttttatcatcctcattttgtaAAGGTTCTGAAGCTGGTAAAACCGTAAGTGCAAGGTCACTGTGCAAGTCAAAGAAGACATGGAAAGCTGTCATTCGGTGTCCAGCCAAATGTCACTTCCAGAGAGACAACAGGCCCTTTGCATATTCAGGATTTCTAATTCTTAGCAGAgattacaacacacacacacacacaccacaggcaAACTTCACTGCATCTAGCCATCACCAAGCACGGTAACTATTCCATTCTGGAGGACACAGAAGGTCTCCTGCCGCTCTCACCGCATCCACCCCTTCCCCAGGATTTTACCTGCTTGTCCTGGCATACAGGTACAGAGCTGCTCCCTGCTGGCCACACTGCACCAGGCCTTGGAGGTGCGCCGCAGCCTTCTAAAGAGCTCTGTCAGACTCCCGGACAGCCTCGTCTCGGACTCTGGAGGGATTCCACATCACCGGAGTCGTCCCCCGAGCTCAGCTCTCCGCCGCTGTCGCCCGTGGTAGCCCCCGCAGGCAGGAATGGCGAGGCCATGCGTCCTCGCTCGGCCCGTCCCTCTTGTGTCCGCTCAGTGCTCCTCGGAGCGAGGGTACCGCCGGCTCCCGGGCCTGGCCCACCAGTCTCGATCGGGAGCCCGACCTCGAGTCGGACCCAAGCTCACTTACTCCGCGCGGCCTCGCGTAACtgtgcctccctcccacctctctccgGGGCGCGCAGGGCACCCGCGGCGGCTCGCCCCCGGCCGAGCCGGTCTCCTCCGCCTGCCTCTGGCTAACAGAGCGCTCGGGCCCGACCCAGGTTCCTCCACCCGCGAGGCGGTGGGTCGGGGGTCGGTCCTCGGGGATGCGCAGCCGAGAGATCCGGAAGGGAGAGCGGCTGGCGGCGCTGGGGGCCGGGGCGGGACGGGGAGGGGGCGGTgtgcgcgcggggcggggcggaggcggCGTGCtcgcggggcggggcagggcggggcggggcgaggcggCGTACGCGCCTGAGCACAGGTCCGAGCACGCGCACGAGGCGAGGCCGGGCGGAAGCTGCGCGGTGGGCGGGCGAGCGTGGGCGGCCGTACGTGGGGCGCCCTCCTCTAGGAGAACTCGCGGGGTAGCTTTACGGAGATGTCGCACGGAGAAACTGTACTCAGTCGTTGGGATGTCCACGAATCGTTTCGCTGGAATTACCAATCCCTAAGTCTGGAACTTGTTCTCGGAATAGGTCTTCGGGGCGGGAAAGGAGGCCGTGGGTTTGGTAGTGTAGCGATAGGAGCGGAGTCGCGGGAAACACCGAGCTGAGGACGAAGGTTCCGCCTGCGCCCCCTCCGCGGATGCTGTGTCCGCGGCGCCCCCAGACTGGCCCCGGATCCCTGCTTGAGAGCTTGGCTTTAACTTGAGAAATGGGTGAACGTTTGGGAGGTGGGGCCTGCACCGCCCGAGCCCTGTGATTGGTCGAGCCGCTTCAGTCCGGGTCTGGCTTTGGGCGCCTGTGGAGCCCCCACGTCCGGGCTGTGCTGGGCGGCCCCCGGGGCCCCCGGCCGTTAGCACGACTCTCCTCTGACAGGGCCGCTGCCACTGTGTGTTGAAGACACAAGTGAGGCCGAAAAGTCTGACACAGTTCTGCCCGAACGGAACTTACACAAAACTACCCGAGAGCTGCGGCGCGATTGTAACCATTAACTTTCACTTAGCGATGATTATGTCCCGCGTGGTGTAGACAAAATACACGGTGTTCATTTAGTACTCAAAGCAGAGTAACGAGCACCATCAGATGGGTGCAAAGAAAGTGTTCTCAGAAGCGGTTCCTGACCCTGTGGGGTTAGACCTGTCTACGGGTGgacaggggagagaagaaaggcgAGAAGGGTCAAAGTTTGGGTCAGGATTCAAGAAACCTTCCTTGAGATTCTAGGAtgtcatgggtcatgggatggagccccgagttggtCTCTCGGCTTAGCaggctcatcagggagcctgcgtcccccttccccaccatgaccctgcttgtgctttctcgcactatctccctttctctctcaaatttttttttaaaaattatacttttctgtatgtacATTATACTTGGatgaaaggattaaaaacaacacacgaaaaagaaaaacaagaagagccCCCCGACATTGGGGAGCTGGCCTGGCACTCACAGCTAAGCCATATTATTGTCCCGTTAGAAATAATCTCAGGAAATCCCAACCTCGGACAAGGTCGTTGTAAAACCATGATAAAACAAGACAAGGCAAATCACTTCATGAATTTGTCTAAACACAGACAAAAACAAGATCACTCTGGCCTACAAAATACTAAACACCCTTTCTCTTGGCCAAAATGAATGGTTACTACTTCTTTACAAATTACAGCTTTATTCTCCTATTAGTCTTCTCTCCCTATAGATAAGATTTATTGAGATGCCCAGTCATGGAATTGCTCTGGCTTTCTGACTGCAACCAATTGAAAACAGATCCCTGCTACCTTAGACTCTCCCTCAAGCACCAAGCACCAACCACCAACCGAAGCCCAAATCCTGTAACAGGCCTCTCTGAACGCCTTCTTACTGAGGAAGCCCATAGCTCCATGTGGTATGTATTTTTCCTTGCTGCAACAAGAATTAAATACAACTGAGTTGACTACAGCTGACTTCTTGGAGGTCTCTAGCTGAAGGGGTTATACTTGAGAAGGGTTTGATTTCTCAAGATTCTTCAAAATTCCAAAACTACCAGGATATGGCAACTTTGAGAGAATAAATCTTTACAATGGGTGTTTCCGTTCAAGCATTTCTTGGGTACTGGTAGGGAACTGAATATGTTTTTTCtgaatctcaagaaaaaaaaatcagccaagatatcaggaagagaggagaaaatattagAATGAAAGTATAACATCAGTATTAAGATTAACAACGAATATGGAGAGgttactgattcaaagggatacactgACAAGTCAAAAGCAAGACTGGGAATGCAACACCTAGACTTCAaagtgaggcagggaaggagcagTCAGGAGAAAATTGTTAAGAACTAATCAGTCTTGCTGGTGGTGGTTGCCTCGGTGTACATGTGCTCGTGGCCCCACCTGCTGCTAACCATGAATCATTCTTGCAAATAAtaaattgtaggggcacctggtggctcagtgggttaaaagcctttgccttcggcttggtcaTGAACCGACATCAcatgtgggctctctgctccgcagggagcctgcttcctcctctcatctctgcctgcctctctgcctacttctgatctctgtctgtcaaataaataaaatatttttaaaaaaataataatagtaataagatTATATGCATAGTACACTTTACACAATTCTACAAGTGATGTTCTGAGAAATAAGTTTTGGAGGCAGAGTAAGTCCTTGAACTGGCAATTTCTTTAAGTGATTCTAAGTAATGCTGCTGACTTTGCTAAGAGATCTGAAGGTTATGAGAATACTACCCCAACAGTATTTGCtggtattttcagtgttttatattcACTGCAGGTTACAGTTCTTTGtaaggattttaagaaaaaattgcaAAGAGAAGATTGTAATATACTGCAACACGACATCCTGAACAGACCTAAAATCTGAATTAATGAAAGTCATACCTGTTTCGACGACAAAGCTAAAGTTAGGacatgcaaagaaaatattttgttaaaaaagtaactggattggggtgcctgagtggctcagtgggttaaagcctctgccttcagctcgggtcgtgatcccagggtcctgggatcgagccccaagtcgggctctctgctcagcggggagcctgcttcccttcctctctctgtctgcctctccgtctacttgtaatctctgtctgtcaaataaataaataaaatctttaaaaaaaaaaaaagtaactggatTTAGCACAAATCAAGTTTCGTGAAATATTGgcctttttttttacattaccatcaaaatattcattaattcatcaaaGATATGAAGTTCTGATATGTTCCAGACACAGGGATAAACCCTATGGATAAACAAGAATATCATTCCTCTACCTCTACTCCAGCCTTGTGGACCCCTTGCGGCTCTTCTTCCAACCCAGCAGCCTCCCACAAAGTACCTTTGTGCTTACTAGTCCTTCTTTCTGGAACACTCTATCCCCAGATTTCTATACGGTTTGCCCTTACCTCCTTTAGGTCTTTGCTCAATCACTGCATTAGCTGAACTTTCCTTGGCAGCCTTATTAAAAATTGCAATTTCATCCTCCCAACACTCTCtaccccacttcttttttttttttttttttaagattttatttatttatttgacagacagagatcacaagcaggcagggaggcaggcagagagagaggaagaagcaggctccccaccaggcagagagcctgatgtggggctcgatcccttcCCACCAGGCAGAGATCCTGAtgtaggaccctgggaccatgatctgagccaaaggcagaggctttaactcactgagccacccaggcacccctctaccccACTTCTTTGGCACTTATTGCTAACTGGCaatatattttactcatttgttatATCATTTCTATATAAGTCCCAGGAAAGCAGggatttttgtgtgtgaataCTGCTGTATTCCCCAGAACTGGCTTGTAGTGAAATCTTTATTGAATAGATAAGTTAGTGAATGCATAAAAGACCCAGTCATTGTTCTTTAAGGCCTTAGGGAGTAAATGAATAAAGGCAATAATACATTACTGTGGATGAGTGATATGGAAAGGTCATGCTAGACAGAAGAAGTAGCATGAGTAAAGGCACAGGGGTATAAAAATAGCAAGCAATATTGCTTGTTTTCACTTGATAATAAGTAAGGTTCAGTAAACAAACAGCAGAGGGTAATTAGCTGTTTTTTCTCACCAACACAAGCTAAAAGTTGGAACATATGTTAACCCACTCCTGAATGGAATACCTTGCTTAACAAAGACTgcattattttgcaaatatttaaaagaagagagcTCTTATAGCTCAGCGGCTTATTTGTATGTCACTAATCAAATTGGTAGTATTTACCTAGGACATAATCTTCTAGGCAACCTATGGTCTTTAATCCAACTCCTTAAGCCCATTAGTGGGATCCTGACACATAAGCAGATAAGCATGTAGAGAGAGATATTAGACTATATTATCTAATTTGCATAATCTTGACGTTCATTTGCCCACCTTCAAATACAATAACTAGCAGAATTATACTGAACACACACACCAAAAGAAGGacagagaaatcagaaccctgACTTTGGAGTCTTTATGAAATCTATATAACGAAtgaaatttaatggaaaaaaagtcCCACATCCTCAAGTTCTTGAGAAGTTAGATATTTCcaactaaaaattaagaaagatgtGATTAATTTTGAGACacctcccaccacccaccactTTGTAGAGGCTGTTTGGATGGACTTAACTTTATCTAAGTAACAGATTTCTGGGGAAGTGTTTGTGGGTTTAGAAATTGATTTAATGGTAGAATCTTGTGTAATGCTGCTTATCATTATACGGATTCAAATACAAGGGCAAATCACATGCCATAAAGCAAAATAGGATTAAATAATTAAAGCCTAGTATACTCTTAGTTATTAGTCCTGAAGAGATTCCACTGTGCTTGATAAAATGAACCAAAGACCAGTATAAAAAATCAGCAGACTCAAGTAAGCAGGCAGTAATGGCTCACTTCTGCCCCACAGGTGAAacattttggttgttgtttttgttaatttattagcAAATACATTAATGGTGCTGcagattatatattattaaatacgaagaagttttaaaatgtcatattgtTATTTTGACTTGCTGAAAATTAATCAACAATGAACTATTAAATGCTGACTTATTAACATTTTAGGTCatgtaatacaataaaaattccacGGGCCAGGGAGTCTGCTATCATTCTTacaatcaaataatttaaattttagttggaGAAATAGGATTAGGACTcatgagaaaaattagaaaattaaataacacaggAAAATTAAGTACTAAATCTTGTGGTGCGCAATAACAATGGGATTTTTTTAGCTAGATATCCTTTCCATAAAAGTCTTCAGTTGAGCTCTGTTATTTTCCAGAAGGAGCCTTTTAAACACTGAATGACTTGTGTGAAACCTTGTATATTCAGGTGGGTGTCCAAGTGGCTCCATCACACAGGTCTCCCAATACGGATGTATGTAtcacctgtttatttttattaaggtttAGCTGACACACAGTGCTGTAGTCTGGGGCTTTTCTATCTACTAAAACACACAGCgctcagtattcttttttttttttttttttttaagattttatttgtttatttgacagagagagacagagaggtcacaagtaggcagagaggcaggtagagagagagggagaagcaggctccctgccaaggagagagcccgacatggggcttgatcccaggaccctgggatcatgacctgggctgaaggcagaggcttaacccactgagccacccaggcgccacataGCACTCAGTATTCTTTAAATGAAAAGGGAGCTATTAGTCAATTGGCAGAAACTAATTTGTACTATTTGAGTGAGATCGTTTTTTGGAAAGGATCCctgaacttgaaattaaaaaactgaaaattttcttaTTCATCTCCATAATCTTTTCCTGGGCACAGTTACCGGGTTGAAGAATAAAG
The window above is part of the Mustela erminea isolate mMusErm1 chromosome 17, mMusErm1.Pri, whole genome shotgun sequence genome. Proteins encoded here:
- the LOC116576722 gene encoding translation initiation factor IF-2-like, with product MGFLSKKAFREACYRIWASVGGWCLVLEGESKWQRPCQRRVVLTAGGPGGRPAQPGRGGSTGAQSQTRTEAARPITGLGRCRPHLPNVHPFLKLKPSSQAGIRGQSGGAADTASAEGAQAEPSSSARCFPRLRSYRYTTKPTGLVIPAKRFVDIPTTEYSFSVRHLRKATPRVLLEEGAPRTAAHARPPTAQLPPGLASCACSDLCSGAYAASPRPALPRPASTPPPPRPARTPPPPRPAPAPSAASRSPFRISRLRIPEDRPPTHRLAGGGTWVGPERSVSQRQAEETGSAGGEPPRVPCAPRREVGGRHSYARPRGVSELGSDSRSGSRSRLVGQAREPAVPSLRGALSGHKRDGPSEDAWPRHSCLRGLPRATAAES